Proteins from a genomic interval of Maylandia zebra isolate NMK-2024a linkage group LG15, Mzebra_GT3a, whole genome shotgun sequence:
- the LOC101471325 gene encoding adenylate cyclase type 3 isoform X1 produces the protein MSLNRVRTMDTEQSAEYSVEYSAQVSSDPGRDVGRRREVTVVQSSCCRCLPRAVRLTFTPESLERLYQNYFRRQRQENLLVLVMFAALFNSFVIIMCAVVYTEDKLAMVVVAAVGLTADVALYVLCWLQKLPASPVWRGAVAYILWLMVTVHVLCYMGLNYERFPHASDSVGWQTFFIFSCFLTLPLNLVALLLLAVLSCGIHTLVLGITVAQKFKDGAQGAMLVRQLLANVVLYLCAIIVGVMSYYMADRKYRTAFLEARQSLEVKLTLEEQSTQQEELLLSILPKHIADEMLQGMKNQANQNEVRQQQQFNTMYMYRHENVSILFADIVGFTQLSSACSAQELVKLLNELFARFDKLAAEHHQLRIKILGDCYYCICGVPDFREDHAVCSIKMGLAMVKAISYVREKTQTEVDMRVGVHTGTVLGGVLGQKRWQFDVWSTDVTVANKMESGGIPGRVHISQTTKDSLHGEFELEPGNGGERCEYLLEKGIDTYLVLVPKQKANGLNGNTPGTLTNRNSKQLINTTASNGNAVSQQSTPTESKKEMTNRAEEQTINRRLQQELLERETQKIMKDHEINPVSLRFVDGKLEDHYSSEKERRSGAAFSCCMIVLLFITAMEVFIDPLLFVNYVTLAVGQVLLLILTVCSLAAIFPRMFSKRLVSFSMWIDRTRWARNTWAMASIFVLTMAVIADMLSCAPPSLRIFNSTSGPMLESLGDGGCADNPKHYSFMAVMSLIATTMLVQVSHLIKLGLMVLVVTATGAVNIYSWRDLYDLYDYMQFASYRTLIVPSKYLMTVMIIVMMIGFYFFARHLEQQSRKLFLWKIGVRDQKERVFEMRRWNEALVTNMLPEHVAKHFLGTKKRDEELYSQGYDEIGVMFASIPNFSDFYTEESINNGGIECLRILNEIISDFDSLLDRDEFRCITKIKTIGSTYMAASGLTPESNTNGYGNRKPEDQLLIERWQHLADLADFALAMKVTLNNLNKQSFNNFMLRIGLNKGAVLAGVIGARKPHYDIWGNTVNVASRMESTGVMGNIQVVEDCYDILKEYGFRFIRRGPIYVKGKGELLTFFMKGKDKPNTKDGAVTTTLPHQVGDLH, from the exons ATGTCTCTGAACCGGGTCCGCACAATGGACACGGAGCAGTCTGCAGAGTACTCGGTGGAGTACTCGGCCCAGGTTTCCAGTGATCCGGGCCGTGACGTGGGTCGGAGGCGTGAAGTGACCGTAGTGCAGTCCAGCTGCTGCCGCTGCCTGCCCCGCGCAGTGCGCCTCACCTTTACCCCCGAGTCGCTGGAAAGGCTCTATCAGAACTACTTCCGTCGGCAGAGACAGGAGAACCTGCTAGTGCTGGTGATGTTCGCCGCTCTCTTCAACAGCTTCGTCATCATCATGTGTGCGGTTGTGTACACTGAGGACAAACTGGCgatggtggtggtggcagcTGTGGGGCTGACTGCGGACGTTGCGCTCTACGTGTTGTGCTGGTTGCAGAAACTCCCCGCATCACCTGTGTGGCGCGGAGCAGTGGCCTACATACTGTGGCTGATGGTCACCGTGCATGTTTTGTGTTACATGGGACTAAACTACGAGCGCTTCCCACATGCTAGTGACTCGGTGGGCTGGCAGACTTTCTTCATTTTCTCCTGCTTTCTAACTTTGCCACTGAACCTGGTGGCCCTGCTTCTCCTCGCTGTCCTCTCGTGCGGGATTCACACTCTGGTTTTGGGGATCACGGTGGCTCAGAAGTTTAAGGATGGCGCGCAGGGGGCGATGCTGGTCAGACAG TTGCTAGCCAACGTGGtgctgtacctgtgtgccatcATAGTGGGTGTGATGTCGTACTACATGGCAGACAGGAAGTACAGGACAGCATTTTTGGAAGCTCGTCAGTCACTGGAGGTGAAACTAACACTGGAGGAGCAGAGCACTCAGCAG GAGGAACTATTACTGTCCATCCTGCCCAAACACATTGCTGATGAGATGCTGCAGGGCATGAAGAACCAGGCAAATCAGAACGAAgtccggcagcagcagcagttcaaCACCATGTACATGTACCGCCATGAAAACGTTAG CATCCTGTTTGCAGACATTGTGGGCTTCACCCAGTTGTCCTCAGCCTGCAGCGCCCAGGAGCTTGTAAAGTTGCTCAATGAACTGTTTGCTCGCTTTGATAAACTGGCAGCA GAACATCATCAGCTGAGGATTAAGATTCTTGGAGACTGTTACTATTGCATCTGTGGTGTTCCTGACTTCAGGGAGGACCATGCCGTGTGTTCTATAAAGATGGGCCTGGCTATGGTAAAAGCCATCTC GTACGTTCgagaaaagacacaaacagaGGTTGACATGCGCGTGGGCGTCCACACCGGCACCGTGCTGGGAGGAGTACTCGGGCAGAAACGCTGGCAGTTTGATGTTTGGTCCACAGATGTCACTGTGGCCAATAAAATGGAATCTGGAGGGATTCCTGG GAGAGTGCATATTTCCCAGACCACAAAAGACAGTCTGCATGGGGAATTTGAACTGGAGCCGGGGAATGGTGGAGAGAGGTGTGAGTACCTGCTGGAGAAAGGCATTGACACTTACTTAGTTCTAGTTCCTAAGCAGAAAGCCAATGGACTCAATGGAAAT ACACCTGGTACATTGACCAATAGAAATTCCAAACAGTTGATCAACACCACAGCATCCAATGGGAATGCAGTCTCACAACAGTCCACACCTACTGAGTCTAAAAAGGAG ATGACTAACAGAGCCGAGGAACAAACCATCAACAGACGACTCCAGCAGGAGCTGCTGGAGAGAGAGACtcaaaaaat AATGAAGGATCATGAGATCAACCCCGtttctctccgttttgtggATGGAAAGTTGGAGGACCACTACTCCTCagagaaggagaggaggagCGGAGCGGCCTTCTCCTGCTGCATGATCGTACTCCTTTTCATCACAGCAATGGAGGTCTTCATAGACCCACT GTTGTTTGTGAACTATGTGACTCTCGCAGTAGGACAGGTATTGCTGCTAATACTCACAGTATGCTCCCTGGCAGCCATCTTCCCCAGg ATGTTCTCCAAGAGGTTGGTGTCTTTCTCAATGTGGATTGATCGCACACGATGGGCGAGAAACACGTGGGCCATGGCAAGCATATTTGTTCTAACCATGGCTGTGATCGCTGACATG TTAAGTTGTGCACCTCCATCCCTTCGGATCTTCAACAGCACGTCTGGTCCGATGTTGGAGTCGCTCGGTGATGGAGGCTGTGCAGATAATCCGAAGCACTACAGCTTCATGGCTGTGATGTCACTCATTGCAACAACCATGTTGGTGCAAGTGAGCCACCTGATTAAACTAGGCCTCATGGTGCTGGTTGTCACAGCAACTGGAGCCGTTAATATCTACAGCTGGCGGGACCTATATGATCTGTATGATTACATGCAGTTTGCCTCCTACAG AACATTGATAGTGCCATCCAAGTACCTCATGACAGTGATGATTATTGTTATGATGATTGGCTTTTACTTCTTTGCACGCCAC cTGGAGCAACAGTCAAGGAAACTATTTCTGTGGAAGATTGGCGTGCGCGATCAGAAAGAGAGAGTCTTTGAAATGAGACGCTGGAATGAAGCGTTGGTCACCAACATGCTGCCAGAGCATGTGGCAAAACACTTTCTGGGCACTAAAAAAAGAGACGAG GAGCTGTACAGCCAGGGGTATGATGAAATAGGGGTAATGTTTGCATCCATCCCCAATTTTTCTGATTTCTACACTGAGGAGAGCATCAATAACGGGGGCATTGAGTGTCTGAGGATTCTCAATGAGATAATCTCCGACTTTGACAGC TTATTAGACAGGGACGAGTTCAGGTGCATTACTAAGATCAAGACGATTGGAAGCACCTACATGGCCGCATCAGGCCTCACACCGGAAAGCAACACAAATGGATATGGCAACCGCAAG CCAGAGGACCAGTTGCTGATTGAGCGCTGGCAGCACCTCGCTGACCTGGCAGACTTTGCCTTGGCCATGAAAGTCACCCTCAACAACCTCAACAAGCAGTCCTTCAACAACTTTATGCTACGAATCG GTCTAAATAAAGGAGCAGTTCTGGCCGGAGTGATCGGAGCTCGTAAACCTCACTATGACATCTGGGGCAACACGGTCAACGTGGCGAGCAGAATGGAGTCAACTGGAGTGATGGGAAACATTCAG GTTGTAGAGGACTGCTATGACATCCTGAAGGAGTACGGCTTTCGTTTTATCCGAAGAGGGCCCATATATGTCAAAGGGAAAGGCGAGCTGCTGACCTTTTTCATGAAAGGCAAAGACAAACCCAATACCAAAGATGGTGCAGTAACTACTACCCTTCCACACCAAGTTGGAGACcttcactga
- the LOC101471325 gene encoding adenylate cyclase type 3 isoform X2: MSYYMADRKYRTAFLEARQSLEVKLTLEEQSTQQEELLLSILPKHIADEMLQGMKNQANQNEVRQQQQFNTMYMYRHENVSILFADIVGFTQLSSACSAQELVKLLNELFARFDKLAAEHHQLRIKILGDCYYCICGVPDFREDHAVCSIKMGLAMVKAISYVREKTQTEVDMRVGVHTGTVLGGVLGQKRWQFDVWSTDVTVANKMESGGIPGRVHISQTTKDSLHGEFELEPGNGGERCEYLLEKGIDTYLVLVPKQKANGLNGNTPGTLTNRNSKQLINTTASNGNAVSQQSTPTESKKEMTNRAEEQTINRRLQQELLERETQKIMKDHEINPVSLRFVDGKLEDHYSSEKERRSGAAFSCCMIVLLFITAMEVFIDPLLFVNYVTLAVGQVLLLILTVCSLAAIFPRMFSKRLVSFSMWIDRTRWARNTWAMASIFVLTMAVIADMLSCAPPSLRIFNSTSGPMLESLGDGGCADNPKHYSFMAVMSLIATTMLVQVSHLIKLGLMVLVVTATGAVNIYSWRDLYDLYDYMQFASYRTLIVPSKYLMTVMIIVMMIGFYFFARHLEQQSRKLFLWKIGVRDQKERVFEMRRWNEALVTNMLPEHVAKHFLGTKKRDEELYSQGYDEIGVMFASIPNFSDFYTEESINNGGIECLRILNEIISDFDSLLDRDEFRCITKIKTIGSTYMAASGLTPESNTNGYGNRKPEDQLLIERWQHLADLADFALAMKVTLNNLNKQSFNNFMLRIGLNKGAVLAGVIGARKPHYDIWGNTVNVASRMESTGVMGNIQVVEDCYDILKEYGFRFIRRGPIYVKGKGELLTFFMKGKDKPNTKDGAVTTTLPHQVGDLH, from the exons ATGTCGTACTACATGGCAGACAGGAAGTACAGGACAGCATTTTTGGAAGCTCGTCAGTCACTGGAGGTGAAACTAACACTGGAGGAGCAGAGCACTCAGCAG GAGGAACTATTACTGTCCATCCTGCCCAAACACATTGCTGATGAGATGCTGCAGGGCATGAAGAACCAGGCAAATCAGAACGAAgtccggcagcagcagcagttcaaCACCATGTACATGTACCGCCATGAAAACGTTAG CATCCTGTTTGCAGACATTGTGGGCTTCACCCAGTTGTCCTCAGCCTGCAGCGCCCAGGAGCTTGTAAAGTTGCTCAATGAACTGTTTGCTCGCTTTGATAAACTGGCAGCA GAACATCATCAGCTGAGGATTAAGATTCTTGGAGACTGTTACTATTGCATCTGTGGTGTTCCTGACTTCAGGGAGGACCATGCCGTGTGTTCTATAAAGATGGGCCTGGCTATGGTAAAAGCCATCTC GTACGTTCgagaaaagacacaaacagaGGTTGACATGCGCGTGGGCGTCCACACCGGCACCGTGCTGGGAGGAGTACTCGGGCAGAAACGCTGGCAGTTTGATGTTTGGTCCACAGATGTCACTGTGGCCAATAAAATGGAATCTGGAGGGATTCCTGG GAGAGTGCATATTTCCCAGACCACAAAAGACAGTCTGCATGGGGAATTTGAACTGGAGCCGGGGAATGGTGGAGAGAGGTGTGAGTACCTGCTGGAGAAAGGCATTGACACTTACTTAGTTCTAGTTCCTAAGCAGAAAGCCAATGGACTCAATGGAAAT ACACCTGGTACATTGACCAATAGAAATTCCAAACAGTTGATCAACACCACAGCATCCAATGGGAATGCAGTCTCACAACAGTCCACACCTACTGAGTCTAAAAAGGAG ATGACTAACAGAGCCGAGGAACAAACCATCAACAGACGACTCCAGCAGGAGCTGCTGGAGAGAGAGACtcaaaaaat AATGAAGGATCATGAGATCAACCCCGtttctctccgttttgtggATGGAAAGTTGGAGGACCACTACTCCTCagagaaggagaggaggagCGGAGCGGCCTTCTCCTGCTGCATGATCGTACTCCTTTTCATCACAGCAATGGAGGTCTTCATAGACCCACT GTTGTTTGTGAACTATGTGACTCTCGCAGTAGGACAGGTATTGCTGCTAATACTCACAGTATGCTCCCTGGCAGCCATCTTCCCCAGg ATGTTCTCCAAGAGGTTGGTGTCTTTCTCAATGTGGATTGATCGCACACGATGGGCGAGAAACACGTGGGCCATGGCAAGCATATTTGTTCTAACCATGGCTGTGATCGCTGACATG TTAAGTTGTGCACCTCCATCCCTTCGGATCTTCAACAGCACGTCTGGTCCGATGTTGGAGTCGCTCGGTGATGGAGGCTGTGCAGATAATCCGAAGCACTACAGCTTCATGGCTGTGATGTCACTCATTGCAACAACCATGTTGGTGCAAGTGAGCCACCTGATTAAACTAGGCCTCATGGTGCTGGTTGTCACAGCAACTGGAGCCGTTAATATCTACAGCTGGCGGGACCTATATGATCTGTATGATTACATGCAGTTTGCCTCCTACAG AACATTGATAGTGCCATCCAAGTACCTCATGACAGTGATGATTATTGTTATGATGATTGGCTTTTACTTCTTTGCACGCCAC cTGGAGCAACAGTCAAGGAAACTATTTCTGTGGAAGATTGGCGTGCGCGATCAGAAAGAGAGAGTCTTTGAAATGAGACGCTGGAATGAAGCGTTGGTCACCAACATGCTGCCAGAGCATGTGGCAAAACACTTTCTGGGCACTAAAAAAAGAGACGAG GAGCTGTACAGCCAGGGGTATGATGAAATAGGGGTAATGTTTGCATCCATCCCCAATTTTTCTGATTTCTACACTGAGGAGAGCATCAATAACGGGGGCATTGAGTGTCTGAGGATTCTCAATGAGATAATCTCCGACTTTGACAGC TTATTAGACAGGGACGAGTTCAGGTGCATTACTAAGATCAAGACGATTGGAAGCACCTACATGGCCGCATCAGGCCTCACACCGGAAAGCAACACAAATGGATATGGCAACCGCAAG CCAGAGGACCAGTTGCTGATTGAGCGCTGGCAGCACCTCGCTGACCTGGCAGACTTTGCCTTGGCCATGAAAGTCACCCTCAACAACCTCAACAAGCAGTCCTTCAACAACTTTATGCTACGAATCG GTCTAAATAAAGGAGCAGTTCTGGCCGGAGTGATCGGAGCTCGTAAACCTCACTATGACATCTGGGGCAACACGGTCAACGTGGCGAGCAGAATGGAGTCAACTGGAGTGATGGGAAACATTCAG GTTGTAGAGGACTGCTATGACATCCTGAAGGAGTACGGCTTTCGTTTTATCCGAAGAGGGCCCATATATGTCAAAGGGAAAGGCGAGCTGCTGACCTTTTTCATGAAAGGCAAAGACAAACCCAATACCAAAGATGGTGCAGTAACTACTACCCTTCCACACCAAGTTGGAGACcttcactga